The window TCTCTGAGGTCGAGGGCAACCTGATCCATATCGACTCCATAATTAAACTCCAGAATAACGAGCGAACTGCCTTCCGAAGTGATGGAGCTGATATTTTTGACATTCTGGGCTGTGGAAACAGCCTTTTCGATTGGCTGCGTGACCAGGTTTTCAATCTCCTGAGGGCCTGCTCCATTGTAGGATGTACTAACGATCGCATAAGGCAATTCCATTTCGGGCATCAAGTCCAGCGGAATACGCGTGAAGGACACAAATCCGAGAATGATGATAATAAAAACCAGCATCAGGACCGTAACCGGGCGTTTCACCGAGGTTTCAGATATTTTCACTTCTGAACGCCTCCCCCTGTTTGCGCCGAAGCTGCCGTATCCGTCGTTTCCTGAGCAACCTGCTTGCCGTCAACAGTTACGACTTTGATTTCCGTGCCATCCTGTACAAAGTTCTGCCCTTTGATAATGACGATGTCCCCTTCCGTCAGTCCGCCGACGATCTCCGTCTCGGTGCCGCTCTCAAGTCCTGTCGTTACTTCCATCTCGGCTGCAGCATTATCTTTGGCAACATACACGACGTCTTTTCCGCCGTGGAAGATTACAGCATCGGTCGGCACAGCCAGGACATTATCTTTGCCGGCAATGTTTAAGGTCACATTGGCAAACATGCCGGGTTTGATTATGTTGTCTTTATTGTCAATGTAGGTTTTTAGCGTATATTTCCCCTGGGCATTGGCTGCGATACTTACACTGTCAATAACCCCTTTGACTTTCACTAAAGCTGCAGGCACTTCAATCTGGACAGACTGGCCGCTGTGCACACGGTTAATCTCCTGCTCGCTAATGCTGACCGTTACAAATACTTTGCTCAGGTCTACCACCCTGGCCGGAGAAATGGCACTCGTCACCATTGACCCTATTTTCACATCAAGAGCCGTAAGAATACCGTCGATCGGCGCCTTTACATCCATATCATTCAGGGCTTTCTGCGCCGCGTCATAAGCAGCCTTGGCCTGAGCCAGCTGGCCTTTATACGTTTCCAGAACCGCATCCGAAGCCGCCACAGCAGCCTGATCAAGCTCCGACTTGCTGACAGCGCCGATTTCATACAGCTGTCTCATATTCTCATAATTCTTTTTACTGTTTTCATAATTGGCCATATTGGTTTCATAGCCGGCCTGCGCCAGCTGATAGGCCGCTGAAGCCTGGTTATAGCTGGACATCAGATCGGTTTTATCAAGGCTGAAAAGTACCTGGCCCTTGCTGACCCGGTCCCCAACTTTGGTATAGACCGCCGCCACTTTGGCCGGGGTGCCGACGACCACGGAAGCTTCTTTATCCGCTTCAACTTTACCGCTTAAGGTAATCGCAGAGGAGATGCTCTGTTTATGTAAGGTCAACGCTTCCACCGGGACATAATTCTGTCTGTTTTGTTCTGCCGCCTTCTTTTCAGCAGCAGATTGTATC of the Dehalobacter sp. 12DCB1 genome contains:
- a CDS encoding efflux RND transporter periplasmic adaptor subunit, yielding MKFKMKRSEQGGSPDLKKPIGKKKMIITVIAILLVLLVGVRIYGAIQSAAEKKAAEQNRQNYVPVEALTLHKQSISSAITLSGKVEADKEASVVVGTPAKVAAVYTKVGDRVSKGQVLFSLDKTDLMSSYNQASAAYQLAQAGYETNMANYENSKKNYENMRQLYEIGAVSKSELDQAAVAASDAVLETYKGQLAQAKAAYDAAQKALNDMDVKAPIDGILTALDVKIGSMVTSAISPARVVDLSKVFVTVSISEQEINRVHSGQSVQIEVPAALVKVKGVIDSVSIAANAQGKYTLKTYIDNKDNIIKPGMFANVTLNIAGKDNVLAVPTDAVIFHGGKDVVYVAKDNAAAEMEVTTGLESGTETEIVGGLTEGDIVIIKGQNFVQDGTEIKVVTVDGKQVAQETTDTAASAQTGGGVQK